The following are encoded in a window of Thermodesulfobacterium geofontis OPF15 genomic DNA:
- the trpE gene encoding anthranilate synthase component I: MNPNIHPLKNEFLKLSKHYNLIPISLDLPCDLDTPISLFYKVFKNDYGFLLESVEGAEKWARYSFIGIDPFLIFRSKGKKVNIIEKEKNGFSNRIFESENAFLELKKLVNQFKSPVFKNLPRFSGGAVGFVSYESVRFFENIPCGEDSLFFSDLHFMFPEILLVHDRLAHTLKLIYNLWIKESFENPENLYDLAVETLISLKNKILKEKVPEETVPTNYSLNFIPEIPKEEFLSMVKKAKEYIENGDVIQVVLSQRFFLEEELPSFLIYRALRKVNPSPYLFYLKLEDEILIGSSPEILVRMEEDVIETRPIAGTRRRGKTEEEDKKLEEELKRDEKELAEHIMLVDLGRNDIGRVCKYGSVEVYELMVVERYSHVMHLVSGVRGKAKDGADMFDTFSATFPAGTVSGAPKIRAMEIITELEKKVRGPYAGAVGYFSFSGNMDFCITIRTFFQKGKKLYVQAGAGIVADSDPEREYEETINKAKALFKAVEIIKEFS, translated from the coding sequence ATGAATCCTAATATACACCCATTAAAAAACGAATTTTTAAAACTTAGTAAACATTATAATCTCATTCCTATTTCACTTGATCTTCCCTGCGACCTTGATACTCCTATATCTTTATTTTACAAGGTTTTTAAAAATGATTATGGCTTTTTACTTGAAAGTGTTGAAGGTGCTGAAAAATGGGCAAGATATAGTTTCATAGGGATTGATCCCTTTTTAATTTTTAGAAGTAAAGGAAAGAAAGTTAATATAATAGAAAAAGAAAAAAATGGGTTTAGCAATAGAATATTTGAATCTGAAAATGCCTTTTTAGAATTAAAAAAGCTTGTAAATCAATTTAAATCCCCTGTGTTTAAAAACCTTCCAAGATTTTCAGGAGGTGCTGTAGGTTTTGTAAGTTATGAAAGTGTAAGATTTTTTGAAAATATCCCATGTGGAGAAGATAGTCTTTTTTTTTCAGACTTACATTTTATGTTCCCAGAAATACTTTTAGTACACGATAGATTAGCTCATACCTTAAAACTTATTTATAACCTCTGGATAAAAGAAAGCTTTGAAAATCCTGAAAATCTTTATGATCTTGCTGTAGAAACCTTAATTAGTCTAAAAAATAAAATTTTAAAAGAAAAGGTTCCAGAAGAAACGGTTCCTACAAATTACTCCCTTAACTTTATCCCTGAAATTCCAAAGGAAGAATTTTTATCCATGGTAAAAAAGGCAAAAGAGTATATAGAAAATGGAGATGTAATTCAAGTTGTTCTCTCTCAAAGATTTTTTCTTGAAGAAGAATTACCCTCCTTTCTTATATACCGTGCTTTGAGGAAAGTAAACCCCTCACCATATCTTTTTTACCTAAAATTGGAGGATGAAATTTTAATAGGCTCTTCTCCTGAAATTCTTGTAAGAATGGAAGAAGATGTTATTGAAACAAGACCTATTGCAGGAACTCGAAGAAGAGGCAAAACAGAAGAGGAAGATAAAAAATTAGAAGAAGAACTTAAAAGAGATGAAAAAGAATTAGCAGAACATATAATGCTTGTTGACTTAGGAAGAAACGATATTGGTAGAGTTTGTAAATATGGAAGTGTTGAAGTTTATGAACTTATGGTAGTAGAAAGATATTCCCATGTTATGCATTTGGTATCTGGTGTTAGAGGAAAAGCAAAAGATGGGGCAGATATGTTTGATACTTTTTCAGCTACTTTCCCTGCAGGAACCGTCTCAGGAGCTCCTAAAATACGTGCTATGGAAATTATAACTGAGCTTGAAAAAAAAGTAAGAGGCCCTTATGCTGGAGCAGTAGGATATTTTTCCTTTTCTGGAAATATGGATTTTTGTATAACTATTAGAACCTTTTTCCAAAAAGGTAAAAAGCTTTATGTTCAAGCAGGGGCAGGAATTGTTGCAGATTCTGACCCAGAAAGAGAATATGAAGAAACTATAAATAAGGCTAAAGCTTTATTTAAAGCTGTAGAAATAATTAAGGAGTTTTCTTAA
- a CDS encoding lysophospholipid acyltransferase family protein, with the protein MFKKGKEFFRNFLVWLYVILTVPTFGLFSLIIRKHFWAYIWCKGLLKILGIKVEVIKNKELPKGIYIFMSNHQSQLDIPVLEKVLKPYNIRFLAKKSLFKIPFFGWGIKALGYVPVEREDPREGLKSVLACIERIKKGFSLVIFPEGTRSPTGELLPFKLGGFIIPLKSKIPVVAVSIWGTRDILPKGALWFRISSRKKVKVYIDEPIETKDLSGKDKERLAQLVRERILRGLEIIKKEEEVE; encoded by the coding sequence ATGTTTAAGAAAGGAAAAGAATTTTTTAGAAATTTTTTAGTTTGGCTTTATGTTATTTTAACAGTCCCAACTTTTGGTTTATTTTCTCTTATAATAAGAAAACATTTTTGGGCATATATCTGGTGCAAAGGATTACTAAAGATTCTTGGAATAAAGGTAGAAGTTATCAAAAATAAGGAACTTCCTAAGGGTATTTATATATTTATGAGTAATCATCAAAGCCAGCTTGATATCCCAGTTTTAGAAAAAGTTTTAAAACCTTATAATATAAGATTTTTAGCTAAAAAAAGCCTTTTTAAAATTCCTTTTTTTGGATGGGGGATAAAAGCTTTAGGGTATGTTCCTGTTGAAAGGGAGGACCCAAGAGAAGGATTAAAAAGTGTATTGGCTTGCATAGAAAGAATTAAAAAGGGATTTTCTCTTGTAATTTTCCCAGAGGGGACAAGAAGTCCAACAGGAGAACTTCTCCCCTTCAAACTGGGAGGTTTTATAATTCCATTAAAAAGCAAGATCCCTGTTGTTGCTGTTTCTATTTGGGGGACCAGAGATATTTTACCTAAGGGTGCTCTTTGGTTTAGAATCTCTTCAAGAAAAAAAGTGAAAGTTTACATAGATGAACCTATAGAGACAAAGGATTTGAGTGGAAAGGATAAAGAAAGGTTGGCTCAATTAGTAAGAGAAAGAATTTTAAGGGGACTTGAAATAATTAAAAAAGAAGAGGAGGTTGAATAA
- a CDS encoding inositol-3-phosphate synthase yields the protein MSKKVRLAIVGVGNCASSLVQGIYYYKEKGLDNIEGIMFSDIGGYKPFDIEIVAAWDIDERKVGKDVSEAIFSLPNCTTIFYKDVPKLGVKVRKGKILDGVANHMKNFPQDKTFLISSEKEDELEDVVAVLKDVGADVLINYVPVGSEMAARFYAEACLKAGVAFVNAMPTFIVSDPLWGEKFEKEGIPAVGDDIKSQLGATILHRTLIQLFVDRGIPIRRSYQLNFGGNTDFLNMLERDRLKTKKISKTEAVTSLIPYDIGWENIHIGPSDWVPWLKDKKIAYIRIEGEHFGGVPMSVEVKLEVEDSPNSAGSAIDAIRCAKLAKDRNIGGPLISISAYTMKHPPKQFPDHIAKQMVLEFIEGKRER from the coding sequence ATGTCTAAGAAAGTGCGTCTTGCTATTGTAGGAGTAGGTAATTGTGCTAGTTCTTTGGTTCAGGGTATTTACTATTATAAGGAAAAGGGGCTTGATAATATTGAAGGAATTATGTTTTCTGATATAGGAGGATATAAACCTTTTGACATTGAAATTGTTGCTGCATGGGATATAGATGAAAGAAAAGTGGGGAAAGATGTAAGTGAAGCGATTTTTAGTTTGCCTAATTGTACAACCATTTTTTATAAAGATGTTCCTAAGCTCGGAGTAAAGGTTAGAAAAGGAAAAATTCTTGATGGAGTAGCAAATCATATGAAAAATTTCCCACAAGATAAAACTTTTTTAATCTCTTCTGAAAAAGAAGATGAATTAGAAGATGTAGTTGCAGTTCTAAAAGATGTAGGAGCTGATGTTTTAATTAACTATGTTCCTGTAGGTTCAGAAATGGCAGCAAGATTTTATGCTGAAGCCTGTTTAAAAGCTGGGGTTGCTTTTGTTAATGCTATGCCTACTTTTATTGTTTCTGACCCTCTCTGGGGAGAGAAATTTGAAAAGGAGGGTATTCCTGCAGTTGGAGATGATATAAAATCTCAGTTAGGGGCTACAATACTCCATAGAACTTTGATTCAACTTTTTGTAGATAGAGGTATCCCCATTAGAAGAAGCTATCAACTTAATTTCGGAGGAAATACAGATTTTCTAAATATGCTCGAAAGGGATAGACTAAAAACAAAAAAGATATCAAAAACAGAAGCAGTAACAAGTTTAATTCCCTATGATATAGGATGGGAAAACATTCATATAGGACCTTCTGATTGGGTCCCTTGGCTTAAGGATAAAAAAATTGCTTACATAAGAATTGAGGGAGAACATTTTGGTGGTGTTCCTATGTCTGTAGAAGTAAAATTGGAAGTTGAAGATTCTCCCAATTCTGCAGGTTCAGCTATAGATGCTATTAGGTGTGCTAAACTTGCTAAAGACAGAAATATAGGGGGGCCTTTAATTTCTATCTCTGCTTACACTATGAAACATCCCCCTAAGCAATTCCCAGATCATATTGCTAAACAAATGGTTTTAGAATTCATTGAAGGAAAAAGGGAGAGATAA
- the gyrA gene encoding DNA gyrase subunit A yields MGEIVVVPLEEELKESYLDYAMSVIVGRALPDVRDGLKPVQRRILYAMYETGSDWNKPYKKSARIVGEVIGKYHPHGDIPVYEALVRMAQDFTMRYPLIDGQGNFGSVDGDAPAAMRYTEVRLAKIAHELLADIEKETVEFIPNYDNTLKEPVVLPSKIPNLLINGSSGIAVGMATNIPPHNLSEVIDGLLALLKNPDLNIEELMEYIKGPDFPTGAFIVGKEGIKSAYTTGKGLIRLKAKYKLEKEKDKLKIVFTEIPYQTSKAKIVEKIASLIRDKKIDGISEVRDESDREGIRIVVELKREWAESPHTIIKKLYELTPLQTTFGIILLALVNGKPEILNLKEILQNFLNWRKTVIIRRTQYDLRKAEERAHILEGFLKALSHIDEIIDLIKKSETPQEAKEKLIKKFEFSPIQAQEILNLRLQRLTALEREKIILEYEELKRAISHYKKILTHEPTLLTVIEEELKEIKEKYGDTRKTQIIEEDKEEDLSLEERVPKEFVLVLISKEGYIRKLSLDAFSSQKRGGKGALTFSLEETLKLALQVPSDSQLWVFTKKGKVYPLNLENIGFSTKTAKGTHIKNFIPYLEEDISFVLPYKEDAFLVLVTAKGIIKRIKISEMKNLRKSGSLVIKLRKDDYLKSGIVTNGDENLLIVTKKGLTIHFSEKSIGITKKQSEGVLGIKLEKEDEVVEIIGTKEKKYLFTITERGFGKKTPIEEFRIQGRGGKGIIGHSITEKSGYIAGAKGLTEEEDIIIFSSSGKAIRIEDKEIPEQKRATRGVRLISLLPGEYITGISVIQRKTN; encoded by the coding sequence ATGGGAGAAATCGTGGTTGTGCCTTTAGAGGAAGAATTAAAGGAGTCCTATTTAGATTATGCAATGAGCGTTATTGTAGGTAGAGCACTTCCTGATGTAAGGGACGGATTAAAACCTGTTCAAAGAAGAATTCTTTACGCTATGTATGAAACAGGTAGTGACTGGAATAAACCATATAAAAAGAGTGCAAGAATTGTAGGAGAAGTCATAGGAAAATATCATCCCCATGGAGATATTCCTGTTTATGAAGCTTTGGTTAGAATGGCTCAAGATTTTACTATGAGATATCCTTTGATTGATGGACAGGGAAATTTTGGTTCTGTTGATGGTGATGCTCCAGCAGCCATGAGATATACTGAAGTTAGACTTGCAAAGATTGCTCATGAACTCTTAGCTGATATAGAAAAAGAAACTGTAGAATTTATTCCCAATTACGATAACACCTTAAAAGAACCAGTGGTTTTACCCTCAAAAATACCTAATCTTTTAATTAATGGCTCTTCTGGAATTGCAGTAGGTATGGCAACAAACATACCTCCTCATAATCTTTCTGAAGTAATAGATGGACTTCTTGCCCTTTTAAAAAATCCTGACCTAAACATTGAAGAACTTATGGAATACATAAAAGGACCAGATTTCCCTACAGGTGCTTTTATTGTAGGTAAAGAGGGGATTAAATCTGCTTACACCACAGGAAAGGGATTAATAAGGCTAAAAGCAAAATATAAGTTAGAAAAAGAAAAGGATAAATTAAAAATTGTTTTCACTGAAATTCCCTATCAAACAAGTAAAGCTAAAATTGTGGAAAAAATTGCTTCTCTTATAAGGGATAAAAAAATTGATGGAATATCTGAAGTTAGAGACGAATCTGATAGAGAGGGAATAAGAATTGTTGTGGAATTGAAAAGGGAGTGGGCAGAGAGTCCTCATACTATTATTAAAAAACTTTATGAATTAACACCTCTACAAACAACCTTTGGAATTATTTTATTAGCCTTAGTTAATGGAAAACCTGAAATTTTAAATTTAAAAGAAATCCTTCAAAATTTTCTCAATTGGAGAAAAACAGTCATAATTAGAAGAACTCAGTATGATTTAAGAAAAGCTGAAGAAAGAGCTCATATCTTAGAAGGCTTTTTAAAAGCTCTATCTCACATAGATGAAATAATAGATCTTATTAAAAAATCCGAAACACCTCAGGAAGCAAAAGAAAAACTTATTAAAAAGTTTGAATTCTCACCTATACAAGCTCAAGAAATTTTAAATTTAAGACTCCAAAGATTAACAGCCTTAGAAAGAGAAAAAATAATATTAGAATATGAGGAATTAAAAAGAGCTATAAGTCACTATAAAAAAATACTTACTCATGAACCTACATTACTAACAGTAATTGAAGAGGAATTGAAGGAAATAAAGGAAAAATATGGAGATACAAGAAAAACACAAATTATTGAAGAAGATAAAGAGGAAGATCTAAGTTTAGAAGAAAGAGTTCCTAAGGAGTTTGTTTTAGTTTTAATAAGTAAAGAAGGTTATATTAGAAAATTAAGTTTAGATGCTTTTTCTTCTCAAAAAAGAGGTGGTAAAGGGGCTCTTACCTTTTCTCTTGAAGAAACATTAAAATTAGCTCTACAGGTACCCTCTGATTCTCAATTGTGGGTGTTTACCAAAAAAGGGAAAGTATACCCTTTAAATTTGGAAAACATAGGTTTTTCTACAAAGACAGCTAAGGGCACCCATATAAAAAATTTTATTCCCTATCTTGAAGAAGATATTTCTTTTGTTTTACCTTATAAAGAAGATGCCTTTCTTGTTCTTGTCACTGCTAAAGGAATAATAAAAAGAATAAAAATTTCAGAAATGAAAAATCTTAGAAAAAGTGGTTCTTTAGTAATAAAATTGAGAAAGGATGATTATTTAAAAAGTGGCATAGTTACCAATGGAGATGAAAATTTATTGATTGTTACTAAAAAGGGATTAACTATTCATTTTTCTGAAAAAAGTATAGGAATAACTAAAAAACAATCAGAAGGTGTATTAGGGATAAAATTAGAAAAGGAAGATGAAGTGGTAGAAATTATCGGAACTAAAGAAAAAAAATACTTATTTACTATTACTGAAAGGGGATTTGGGAAGAAGACACCTATTGAAGAATTTAGAATACAAGGAAGAGGAGGAAAAGGAATAATTGGACATAGTATCACTGAAAAAAGTGGTTATATTGCAGGAGCAAAAGGGTTAACAGAGGAAGAGGATATAATTATTTTTTCAAGTTCAGGAAAAGCGATAAGGATTGAAGATAAAGAAATACCAGAACAAAAAAGAGCTACCAGAGGTGTAAGATTAATTTCTCTTTTACCTGGCGAATATATAACAGGAATTTCAGTAATTCAAAGAAAAACAAATTGA
- a CDS encoding anthranilate synthase component II — MKRVLVIDNYDSFTYNLVQLVGIMLEKLWGGEVLVFRNDAITPDEVLSLKPTHIIISPGPCTPKEAGISVELIKKVKGIFPILGVCLGHQCIGSAFGAKIVKAKRLMHGKTSKIFHDGKGIFSGLPNPFSGMRYHSLAVDFETLPPFFEISAKAEDGEIMGIRHKELPIEGVQFHPESIGTSLERWQFFKTPPKDWDFESNNLPEGVILLRNFLSLY; from the coding sequence ATGAAAAGGGTTTTAGTAATTGATAATTACGATTCATTTACCTATAATCTTGTACAATTAGTGGGTATTATGCTTGAGAAACTCTGGGGTGGAGAGGTTTTAGTTTTTAGAAATGATGCTATAACTCCTGATGAAGTTTTATCTTTAAAACCAACTCATATAATTATTTCTCCTGGCCCATGTACTCCTAAGGAAGCAGGTATTTCTGTAGAACTTATTAAAAAAGTAAAGGGAATATTTCCAATTTTAGGAGTTTGCTTAGGGCATCAATGTATAGGTTCTGCTTTTGGAGCAAAAATTGTTAAAGCTAAAAGACTTATGCATGGTAAAACTTCCAAAATTTTTCACGATGGAAAAGGTATTTTTTCAGGACTTCCTAATCCTTTTTCAGGTATGAGGTATCATTCCTTAGCAGTAGATTTTGAAACCTTACCTCCTTTTTTTGAAATTTCAGCTAAAGCTGAAGATGGAGAAATTATGGGAATAAGACATAAAGAACTTCCGATAGAGGGAGTACAATTTCATCCAGAATCCATAGGAACTTCTCTTGAAAGATGGCAATTTTTTAAAACACCTCCTAAGGATTGGGATTTTGAAAGTAATAACCTTCCAGAAGGGGTTATTCTTTTAAGAAATTTTCTAAGTCTCTATTAA
- a CDS encoding LL-diaminopimelate aminotransferase — protein sequence MKISERLKKVPPYLFVELDRLKNEKKEQGVDVIDLGIGDPDIPTPSEIVEVAKKALEKKEYHRYPSNLGSLFFRKAVADYMKKRFGVIFDPEKEILALIGSKEGIAHFPIGFVNPGDVVLCPDPAYPVYYLGTIFADGIPYYMPLTWENEFLPDLGKIPQEILEKAKIIWLNYPNNPTGAVAKKDFFKEVIKFAKKYNIIVAHDAAYIEMYYEEPPISIFEIDGAKDVAIEFHSLSKTFCMTGWRIGFAVGNSFLVSTLAKVKSNIDSGVFTAIQEAGAYALNNLENIVPSLIKVFKKRRDLVSLELEKLGYQFIKPSATFYLWVKTPKGFSSQEFCKKVLQDVGVVITPGAGFGKAGEGYFRIALTVEEERLKEAIQRFSILQL from the coding sequence ATGAAAATTAGTGAAAGGCTCAAAAAAGTTCCACCTTATCTTTTTGTAGAACTTGATCGTCTTAAAAACGAAAAAAAAGAGCAAGGAGTTGATGTTATAGACCTTGGAATAGGAGATCCAGATATACCTACTCCCTCAGAAATAGTAGAAGTAGCTAAAAAGGCTTTAGAAAAAAAGGAATATCATAGATATCCTTCCAATTTAGGAAGTTTATTTTTTAGAAAAGCAGTAGCCGATTATATGAAGAAAAGATTTGGTGTAATCTTTGATCCAGAAAAGGAAATCTTAGCCCTTATAGGATCAAAAGAAGGAATTGCCCATTTTCCTATAGGTTTTGTAAATCCGGGAGATGTGGTTTTGTGCCCTGATCCTGCCTATCCTGTTTATTATTTAGGAACCATATTTGCAGATGGTATACCTTATTATATGCCACTTACTTGGGAAAATGAGTTTTTGCCTGATCTTGGTAAAATTCCTCAAGAAATATTAGAAAAAGCAAAAATTATTTGGCTAAATTATCCTAATAATCCTACAGGGGCTGTTGCAAAAAAAGATTTTTTTAAAGAAGTAATAAAATTTGCTAAAAAATATAATATAATAGTTGCTCATGATGCAGCTTATATTGAGATGTATTATGAAGAACCACCTATAAGTATTTTTGAAATTGATGGAGCTAAAGACGTTGCTATAGAGTTTCACAGTTTATCGAAAACCTTTTGTATGACAGGATGGAGAATTGGTTTTGCTGTTGGGAATAGCTTTTTAGTTTCAACTCTGGCTAAAGTAAAAAGCAATATTGATTCAGGAGTTTTTACCGCTATTCAAGAGGCAGGAGCTTATGCTTTAAATAATTTAGAAAACATTGTCCCTTCTTTAATAAAAGTATTCAAAAAAAGAAGAGATCTTGTATCTTTAGAACTTGAAAAATTGGGATATCAATTTATAAAACCCTCAGCTACCTTTTATCTTTGGGTGAAAACTCCTAAAGGATTTTCTTCTCAAGAGTTCTGCAAAAAGGTTCTTCAAGATGTGGGAGTAGTTATTACTCCTGGAGCAGGATTTGGAAAAGCTGGAGAAGGTTATTTCAGAATTGCTTTAACTGTAGAGGAGGAAAGATTAAAGGAAGCAATTCAAAGATTTTCTATCCTGCAACTTTAA